The following are from one region of the Methanobacterium veterum genome:
- a CDS encoding EFR1 family ferrodoxin (N-terminal region resembles flavodoxins. C-terminal ferrodoxin region binds two 4Fe-4S clusters.) — protein sequence MKDIDFYFFSGTGNTLLVVKKMRDTFEKNGITVNLYKIEESNPDEVNLEHMIGIAFPVAVFSTYPLVWDFIESLPRAGGTKIFMVDTLGSTSGGIVGPLRKIVAENGYNPVGAVEIQMPSNIFFIQDEKTNKDKVQKGLEAAEKYALDLVNGKAEWGRVPILSDAVNLFSRGALKLTGVDLHQKLFLFKVDKEKCNKCGICVGLCPTRNIMITGGNYPVHGLNCQYCLRCTSLCPKHAIPCSFNYKGKTYSAVKAKEFLKRKNL from the coding sequence ATGAAGGATATTGATTTTTATTTTTTCTCAGGGACAGGAAATACTCTGCTTGTAGTAAAGAAGATGCGCGATACTTTCGAAAAAAATGGTATAACTGTAAATTTGTACAAAATTGAAGAATCAAATCCTGATGAGGTTAATTTGGAGCATATGATAGGAATAGCGTTTCCTGTGGCAGTATTTTCAACTTATCCTTTAGTCTGGGATTTTATAGAGTCGTTGCCCCGTGCAGGTGGTACCAAAATTTTCATGGTTGACACCCTGGGGAGTACTTCTGGAGGAATTGTTGGTCCACTTCGAAAGATTGTCGCAGAGAATGGTTATAATCCAGTTGGGGCTGTGGAAATCCAGATGCCTTCCAACATATTTTTTATACAGGATGAAAAAACTAACAAAGATAAAGTTCAAAAAGGGCTGGAAGCAGCTGAAAAATATGCATTAGATCTTGTAAATGGAAAAGCTGAATGGGGACGTGTTCCAATTTTATCAGATGCTGTGAACTTATTTTCAAGGGGCGCTTTGAAGCTAACTGGAGTTGATTTACACCAGAAACTTTTCCTCTTTAAGGTGGATAAAGAAAAATGTAATAAATGTGGGATATGCGTGGGCCTCTGCCCCACCAGAAATATCATGATAACTGGTGGAAACTATCCTGTACATGGATTAAACTGTCAATACTGTTTAAGATGTACTTCCCTCTGCCCTAAACATGCTATTCCATGCAGTTTTAATTATAAAGGGAAAACATACAGCGCTGTTAAGGCAAAAGAATTTTTGAAGAGAAAGAATCTTTAA
- a CDS encoding trypsin-like peptidase domain-containing protein — MICPNCGFKNTTGANFCEKCNGRLKKSNILSKNFLPSFDFKNKTSILLKALILIVAVVGIFAMVNVHPVSANSLSPNSHVSAVQNGTVYIESGFSGVVTVKNPITHKKVNVTVNYQPYSTGSGSIVTKNGYIITAFHVVSDSNTLNNENKLKKMNSNDVKWYVEEIGLINYIRKDPKLSSKFLKNTSNHDPEKVMGDVTSKFIKNGWISTKTYKSSIYIKGLGLKGNGSNNSLKARLVDVGDCDKDQDIALLKVDPGKGKKLPALTVSAKNPKIGGKISIYGYPGKKMEARLNTNNKTKHSASKSLNYTPFISSGHLMAKKPNAQGTIYYRTSAVTAEGYSGGPVVNSENKVTGVLVYGIGSKKNPKKIAASLYLSSKYIKEICNKNKVPITVA; from the coding sequence GTGATTTGCCCAAACTGTGGGTTTAAAAATACCACAGGCGCAAATTTTTGCGAAAAATGTAATGGCCGACTTAAAAAGTCAAATATTTTATCTAAAAATTTTTTACCATCATTTGATTTTAAAAACAAAACATCAATATTACTCAAAGCATTGATACTTATAGTTGCAGTGGTTGGAATTTTTGCAATGGTTAATGTCCATCCTGTTTCTGCAAACTCTTTATCCCCTAATTCACACGTAAGTGCTGTTCAAAATGGAACCGTTTATATTGAAAGCGGTTTTTCAGGAGTAGTTACAGTTAAAAATCCCATTACTCATAAGAAAGTAAATGTGACAGTTAATTATCAACCATACAGTACTGGATCAGGGTCAATTGTAACTAAAAATGGTTATATCATAACTGCATTTCATGTGGTAAGTGATTCTAATACGTTAAACAATGAAAATAAACTTAAAAAAATGAATTCTAACGATGTAAAATGGTATGTAGAAGAGATAGGTTTAATAAATTATATAAGAAAGGATCCCAAATTAAGTTCCAAATTCCTCAAAAATACATCTAACCATGATCCTGAAAAAGTTATGGGAGATGTTACATCTAAATTCATTAAAAATGGATGGATATCTACAAAAACATATAAATCAAGCATTTATATTAAAGGTCTTGGATTAAAAGGCAATGGAAGCAACAATTCTCTAAAAGCACGTTTAGTTGATGTTGGAGACTGTGACAAAGATCAGGATATAGCTCTTCTAAAAGTCGACCCTGGTAAAGGCAAGAAATTACCTGCATTAACAGTCAGTGCAAAGAATCCAAAAATAGGCGGAAAAATTTCTATATATGGATATCCTGGCAAAAAAATGGAAGCACGGCTAAATACAAATAATAAAACCAAACATTCAGCTTCAAAATCATTGAATTATACCCCATTTATATCATCAGGTCATTTGATGGCTAAAAAGCCTAATGCTCAAGGTACAATTTATTATAGAACAAGTGCAGTTACAGCTGAAGGTTACAGCGGAGGGCCAGTTGTTAACAGCGAAAATAAAGTAACAGGTGTATTAGTTTATGGAATCGGATCTAAGAAAAATCCTAAAAAAATAGCAGCTAGCCTTTACTTATCTTCAAAATACATTAAAGAAATTTGTAATAAAAATAAAGTGCCAATTACAGTAGCTTGA